In the genome of Bradyrhizobium sp. CB3481, the window CCTACGTCTACCGGATCAAGATGGAATCGACCTCGCGTGTCGAACGCGTGCTGCGGCTCAACGCCGAGATCCGCGAGCAGCGCGACGCCATCGCGGCGCTGCGCGCAGAATGGGCCAAGCTCGACGCGCCGCTGCGGCTGCAGGGGCTCGCCGAGCGTCATCTCAAGCTGCAGCCGCTCACAGCTTCGCAGTACGACCAGCTGAAGAATCTGCCGGAGCGGCCGCCGGCCTTTGCGCGGCCCGGCGCGCCCGATCCGATCGGCGCCATGATCAACACCATCGAAGCCGCCGCCGAGGCGCCGCCCACCACCGGATCGGTGCCAGCGTCGGGAGATCAGCAATGACCGGCCGGGCACTTGCGAGGACCAGAAAGCACGCGGAACCGTGGCGGCAGAGGCTGATCCGCAGCCTGCTCTACGGGCGCAATGTCGACCGCGTCGCCAAGGCGCGGGCGCGCGTCGGGTTGGCGATCCTTTTGTTCGCGACGATCTATGTGGTGCTGGCCGGACGCCTTGTCATGTTCGCGGTCGGCGCCGACAGCCACGGCGCGCGCCGCACCGCTTCGCAGGACGCGATTGCGACCGCGCGGCCTGATATCGTCGACCGCAACGGCGAGGTGCTCGCCACCGATGTCAAGGCGCCGAGCCTGTTCGGCGAGCCGCGCCGCATCATCGACAAGGACGAGGCGATCGAACTTCTGACAGCCGCGCTGCCGGATCTCGACACGGCGGAAGCGCGCACGCGCCTGTCCTCACGCAAGGGCTTTGTCTGGCTGAAGCGCGAGATCACGCCGAAACAGCAGCACGACATTCACAAGCTCGGCATTCCCGGCATCGGCTTCCTGCGCGAGAACAAGCGGGTCTATCCGACCGGCGCTGCGGTCGCGCATCTGATCGGCCTCGTCAACATCGACAACCAGGGCATCGCCGGGATGGAAAAATGGCTGGACAGTAACGGTCTGGCCGATCTGCACCGCGCGGGCTTCGCGACGGACCGTCTGCAGAAGCCGGTGGAGCTGTCGATCGACCTGCGCGTCGAGCACGCGCTGCGCGACGAATTGCTGAAGGCGAAGGAAAAATACAAGGCCAAGGCGGCTTCCGGCCTCGTCTCCAACGTCCGCACCGGCGAGATCGTCGCGCTGGTCTCGCTGCCGGATTTCGATCCCAACAATCCGAAGGAAGCGCACGACCCCGACCGCATCAACCGCCTGACCACGGGCGTGTTCGAAATGGGCTCGACCTTCAAGGCGCTGACGCTGGCGATGGCGCTGGATTCCGGCAAGGCCAACCTCAACTCGCTCTATGACGGGCGCGGCGCGCTGAGGTTCGGCAAGTTCACCATTCACGATACCCATCCGGTCGGCCGCAACATCACGCTGTCCGAAGTGTTCACCTTCTCCTCGAACGTCGGCGCGGCCAAGATCGCGCTGTCGCAGGGCGTCGAGGCGCACAAGGCGTTCCTGAAGAAGCTCGGCCAGATGGACCGGCTGCGCACCGAGTTGCCGGAAAGCGCTTCCCCGATCGTGCCGAAGCGCTGGACCGAGCTCAACACCATCACGGCCTCGTTCGGCCACGGCATCGCGGTGGCGCCGCTGCAGGCGGTGATGGGCATCAACGCCTGCATCAATGGCGGCTACCTGATTCCGCCGACCTTCCTGAAGCGGTCGGAGGAGGAGGCGCGGGCGATCGCCAAGAAGGTGCTGCGCACCGAAACCTCGGACAAGATGCGCTATTTGATGCGGCTGAACGCCGAAGTCGGAACCGCCAAGAAGGCCGACGTGAAGGGCTACTATATCGGCGGCAAGACCGGCACCTCGGAAAAGGTGGTCAACGGCCGCTATTCCAAGAAGCAGGTGCTCAACTCCTTCACGGCGATCATTCCGGCCGACAATCCGCAATACCAGCTTCTGGTCATGCTGGACGAGCCGAAGTCGCTGCCGGAAACCCATGGCTTCATCACCTCGGGCTGGAACGCGGTGCCGACCGGCGGCAAGGTGATTGCCCGCATCGCCCCGCTGCTCGGCGTCGAGCCGCGCTTCGACCTGCCGACGTCGGACCGCCTTATTCTTGCGGCATCGAGGACAACCCAGTAAGGCGTATGACGAGCATGATCCGGAAAAGTGGAGACCGGTTTTCCGACAAGATCATGCTCCCAATATAGAGGCGCCGAGCTGCGCCGGGCCGGACTGGAGCAAGATGAAACTTCGCGATCTCTTCAGCGATGACGCTGCGGTCGAGCCGCAGGCGGCCGCGCTCGATGTGACAGGCCTTAGCTTCGACAGCCGCGCGGTGAAGCCGGGCGACCTGTTCTTCGCACTCGCCGGCTCCAAGACCGACGGTTCCCGCTTCATCGACGCCGCGATCAAATCAGGCGCGGTTGCGGTAGCGGGCGACCGCGCTCCGGCCGACTGCCGCGTGCCCTTCGTCGTCACGCCAAATCCGCGCCGCGCACTGGCGCTGGCGGCGGCGCGGTTCTATCCGCGGCAGCCCACGACCATTGCCGCTGTCACCGGGACCAGCGGCAAGACGTCGGTAGCGGCGTTTACGCGCCAGATTTGGGAGCGGCTCGGTCACATCTCCGCCAGCATCGGCACCATCGGTCTCGTTTCGCCAAAGCGCACCGTCTACGGCTCGCTCACCACACCGGACCCGATCGCGCTGCATAAGCAGCTCGACGAGATCACGGGCGACGGCGTCACGCATCTGGCGTTTGAGGCTTCCTCGCACGGGCTCGACCAGTTCCGCCTCGATGGCGTGCGCGTCGCCGCCGGCGGCTTCACCAACCTGTCGCGCGATCACATGGATTACCATCCGGATGAGGCGCATTACCTGGCCGCCAAGCTGCGGCTGTTCCGCGACCTCGTTCCGCCCGGCGGCGCGGCGGTGATCTCGGCCAATCACGCCTGCTCGGAGCAGGTGATCGAGGCGGCGCGATCGCGGGGCTTGCGGATCATTGCTGTTGGCCGCAATGCGGATGGCGACGGGGAGGGCATCCGCCTCGTCGGCGCCAGCGTCGAAGGGTTTGCGCAGAACCTCGCGCTGGAGACCCGTGGCCGCAACTACACGGTCAAGCTGCCGCTGGTCGGCGAGTTCCAGATCGAGAATTCGCTCGTCGCCGCGGGGCTGGCGATCGGCACCGGCAGCGAGCCTGACGCCGTCTTCGCGGCCCTCGAACATCTCGAAGGCGCCAAGGGGCGGCTGGAGCGCGTCGGCGAACATAACGGCGCGCCTGTTTTCGTCGACTACGCGCACAAGCCGGATGCGTTGGCCAAGGCGCTGCAGGCGCTGCGGCCTTATGCGAAGCGCAAGCTCGTCGTGATCTTCGGCGCAGGCGGCGACCGCGACGCCGGCAAACGGCCGATCATGGGCGCCATCGCCGCCGAGAATGCCGATCACGTCATCGTCACCGACGACAATCCGCGCAGCGAAGATCCGCAAGCGATCCGCGCCGCCATTCTGGCCGCGGCCAAGGGCGCGAGTGAGATCGGCGACCGCGCGGAAGCGATCAGGCGGGCAATCGCGGCGCTGCAGCCCGGCGATGCGCTGCTGATCGCCGGCAAGGGACACGAGACCGGGCAGATCGTCGGCGACAAGGTGCTCCCGTTCAGCGATCATGAGGCGGTGGCGGCCGCGCTGGCAGCGAGGACGAAATGAGCGCGACGGCATTATGGACGATTACCGAAGTCGCGCGTGCGCTCGGAATATCCGGCGACTTTCCGGACACGCCGATCGATTTCGTCACCCAGGACAGCCGGCTGGTGAAGCCGGGCAGCCTGTTCGTGGCGCTCCGCGGCACGCCGAGCGGCGGCTTCATTTCAAGCTTCGCCAGCGCGCGCGACGGCTGGGAATTCGCTGACAGGGCGGAGGCGGCCGGCGCGGTGGCGATGATCGTTCCGCATCGGATTGCCGGCGTGAATGTTCCGCAACTGGTGGTCAAGGATACGCTGATCGACGGCCTGTGGGGTCTGGCGCGCGCCGCGCGCGCGCGGTTCAAAGGCCCGGTGATCGGGCTCACCGGCAGCGCCGGCAAGACCAGCACCAAGGAATTCCTCGCCGCTTATCCGAACGCCTATGCCAGCCCAAGCAGCTTCAACAATTTCTGGGGCGTGCCGCTGACGCTGTGCAATGCCAGCCCGCGCGCAAGCGTGTGGGTCGTCGAGATGGGCATGAACCAGACCGGCGAGATCGCGCGGCTCAGCGAACTCACCAAGCCGACGGTGGCATTGGTCGTGAACGTGCAGCCGGTACATCTGGAAAAGCTCGGCAGCCTGGAAGCGATCCGCCGCGAGAAGGTGAGCATCGCGCAGGGCCTGCCAAAAGACGGCGTGCTGGTACTGCCTGAAGACGTCGCGGCGCCGGAATGGAACGGCAAGGTCGTTCGTTTCGGCGATAGCTCAAAGGTGCGGGCGCTCAGGCACACGGCCGAGGGCGAGAGCTGGAACGTCGCCGTCGAGGTGAACGGCAGCGGAATCAAATTCGGCCTGACGCCCGGCGCGCCGCATCGGCTGCAGAACGCGCTGGCCGCGCTGGCCTCGATCCATGCCGCCGGGCTCGATCCGGCAGCGCTGGCCAAAGAGCTGAGCCATGTCGGCATCATGACCGGCCGCGGCGTCGAGCAGGCGGCGGGCGGCGTCACGGTGATCGACGACAGTTTCAACGGCAACCCGGCCAGCATGGTGGCCGCGCTCGGCAGCCTGAAGGCGCGGCCGGTGAAATCCGGCCGGCGTATCGCCATTCTCGGCGACATGCTGGAATTGGGCGCTGACGCGCCCGCCTATCACGAGAAGCTCGCGAAAGACCTGCCTGATATCGACGGCATCTACTGCGTCGGCCCGCTGATGCGGCACCTATATAATCTTGTTCCCGCCGAGCGGGCGCTCGGCTGGCACGACGACCCGGCGACGCTCGACCCCCAACAAATCGCCGCATTGCTGCGCGAGGGGGACGTGGTGGTGGTCAAGGGCAGCAAAAAGATGTTCTGGGTGAACAAGTTTGTGCCCCGCCTGCTGGCCGCGCTGGAGCCAAAGGCGTAGACTGGCTGCATCAGGCGGCCGATGTCTCCGCGAGACGTGATTCGTCAATACCCCAGCCATGACCAAGATTCGCTTGGTTTGAGGATGAAAACGATTATCAAGTCGTTGCCAAAGCGCTTACCGCCAAAGACGGCGCAACCAAGCCGCGTGACAGGGCTTTTTGAATGTTTTACTGGCTGATCGAGCTTTCCAACACCGTTCCCGGTTTTGGCATCTTCCGCGGCGTCTTCAACGTGTTTCGCTACATCACCTTCCGCACCGGCGGGGCGATGGTGACGGGCGCGCTGTTCGTGTTCCTGTTCGGACCCTGGATCATCGACCATTTGCGCCTGCGGCAGGGCAAGGGCCAGCCGATCCGCACCGACGGCCCGGCATCGCATCTGATCTCCAAGAAGGGCACGCCGACGATGGGCGGGCTGATGATCCTCTCCGGCCTCGTCGTCTCGACGTTGCTGTGGGCCAATCCGCTCAACCCTTATGTCTGGATCGTGCTGGCGGTGACGCTCGGCTTCGGCTTTGTCGGCTTCTACGACGACTATCTGAAGGTGACGAAGCAGAGCCACAGCGGCTTCGCCGGCAAGCTGCGGCTTTTGATCGAAGGGATTATCGCGCTTGCCGCCTGCTACGCGCTGGTGCGGCTCGGCCGCGACGCGACATCCACCTCGCTGGCGGTTCCTTTCCTGAAGGACGTGGTGATCAATTTCGGCTGGTTCTTCGTGATCTTCGGCGCCTTCGTCATCGTCGGCGCCGGCAATGCGGTGAACCTGACCGACGGTCTCGACGGCCTTGCCATCGTGCCAGTCATGATCGCCGCCGCCAGCTTCGGCATGATCTCGTATCTGACCGGCAACGCGGTGTTCTCCGATTACCTGCAGATCCGCTATGTCGCCGGCACCGGCGAACTCGCGGTGCTCTGCGGCGCGGTGCTCGGCGCCGGCCTTGGCTTTCTCTGGTTCAACGCGCCGCCGGCCTCGATCTTCATGGGCGATACCGGATCGCTCGCGCTCGGCGGAATGCTGGGGGCGACGGCGGTGGCGGTCAAGCACGAGATCGTGCTCGCTGTGATCGGCGGCCTGTTCGTGCTCGAAGCCGTCTCCGTGATCGTGCAGGTGACGTCGTTCAAGCTGACGGGAAAACGCGTGTTCCGCATGGCGCCGCTGCACCATCATTTCGAGCAGAAGGGCTGGACCGAGCCGCAGATCGTGATCCGCTTCTGGATCATCTCGGTGATGCTGGCGCTCGCCGGCCTCTCCACGCTGAAGCTGCGGTGAGCCGCGCGCGATGATCCCCGTCACCTCATTCGCCGGCAAGACGGTCGCCGTGTTCGGCCTCGGCGGTTCCGGCCTTGCGAGCTGCCACGCGCTCAAGGCTGGCGGGGCGGAGGTCATCGCAGGCGACGACAGCGCCGACAACGTCGCCAAGGCGGCGCAGGCCGGCTTCACCACCGCCGATCTGCGCAACGTTTCGTGGACGAATTTCTCCGCGCTGATCCTCACCCCCGGCGCGCCGCTGACGCATCCGGCGCCGCATTGGTCGGCGCTGATGGCCCGCCAGGCCGGCTGCGAGGTGATCGGCGACATCGAGTTGTTCTGCCGCGAGCGCCGCCGCCACGCCCCTAGCGCGCCGTTCGTCGCCATCACCGGCACCAACGGCAAGTCGACCACCACGGCGCTGATCGCACACCTGATGAAGGTTGCCGGCTACGACGCCCAGATGGGCGGCAATATCGGCACCGCGATTTTGTCGCTGGAGCCGCCGAGAATGGGGCGCGTGCATGTGGTGGAAATGTCGTCCTACCAGATCGACCTTGCACCTTCGCTCGATCCGTCCGTTGGCATTCTCCTCAACGTCAGCGAGGACCATATCGATCGCCACGGCACGCTGGAAAACTATGCCGCCGTGAAGGCGCGGCTGGTCGCAGGCGTGCAGCCGCAGGGCACGTCGATTGTCGGCGTCGATGACGGTTGGTGCCGCAACATTGCCGACCGGCTCGACCAGGCCGGCAAACGCGTGGTGCGGATTTCCGTGAAGAATCCGCTGCCCGACGGTGTCTATGTCGAGCGCGAGACCATCGTGCAGGCCTCCGGCGGTGCGCGCCGCGAGATCGCAAGGCTTGGCGGCATCGGTTCGCTGCGCGGCCTGCATAACGCGCAGAACGCGGCCTGCGCCGCGGCCTGCGCGCTCGCGATGGGCATTTCGACAGACACTCTGCAAAATGGCCTGCGCAGCTTTCCCGGTCTCGCGCACCGCATGGAGCAGGTCGGCCGCCGCGGCAACGTGCTGTTCGTCAACGACTCCAAGGGCACCAATGCGGACGCCGCCGCGCACGCGCTGTCGTCCTTTGCCGATATCTTCTGGATTGCCGGCGGCAAGCCGAAGCAGGGGGGCATCACCAGCCTCAGTGAATATTTCCCGCGGATCCGGAAAGCCTATCTGATCGGCGAGGCCGCGCCGGAATTTGCCGGCACGCTGGGCGAGCGCGTGCCGCATGAAATTTCGCAGACGCTCGATGTGGCTGTCGCGAATGCCGCGCGCGATGCCGAAGCCTCGGGGCTGATCGATCCTGTCGTCCTGCTCTCGCCCGCCTGCGCCTCGTTCGACCAGTACCGCAACTTTGAGATTCGCGGGGCCGCGTTCCGCGATCTCGTGACGGCGATGCCCGGCGTGAAGCCGGTGGTGTGAGCTCGTCGTGTCCCGGACGCGTTTGCGGCATGTAATGCCGCTACGCAGAGCCGGGACCTATGGCGGCATGGGCCCCGGCCTGGCAGCGCATCGCTTCGCGCTGCGCTGCATCGGGGGCACGAGTTCGTAGGATGGGTAGAGCGCAGCGAAACCCATCGTTGCGGCAAAAAATGATGGGTTTCGCTTCGCTCTACCCATCCTACACCCTGCTTATTTTGAAGGCGTCGCAATGGCAATTCGTGCGTGCTCGCACCGCTGCATCAGCTTCGTGCTTTCCGTCCTTTCGGCAGCCTGCGCTCTTCCTGCTGCTATGCACGCCGCATCGCCCGACAAGGTGACGCTCACCGGCTCGACAATTACGTGGAGCACGGTCAAATATGCGACGGATGCGGAGAACGGCTTCGTCGACGGGTCGCTGGACAAGAGCACCATCGTCGATCGCACGTTCAAGACCCACGTGCTTGAGAACCGCTATCTGAAGGTGACGCTCGTCCCCGAATTCGGCGGCCGTATTCTTTCCATCATCTACAAGCCGACCGGGCACGAGCAGCTCTATCACACGGAAGTCGGCGTGCCCTACGGCATGAAGGCCGGCAATTTCTATTACGATTGGCTGATGGTCTATGGCGGCATCTTCCCGACCTTTCCAGATCCCGAGCACGGTAGGGCATGGCTGAAGCCGTGGGATTTCAAGGTACTGAAAGAGAGTGCCGAAGAAGTGACGGTGTCGATGTCGATCAAGGATGATTTCGCCTATCCCGCGGCACCCGCGCAGTTTCTCAAGGGGCCTACGGGCATCGAAGCGACTTACTATGTCACGCTGAAGGCCGATCGCGCTGCGCTCGATACCCGCGTGGTGCTGAGAAATCCGCAATCCAAATCGGTCGACTACGAATACTGGACGTGTACGACGCTCGCGCCGGGATCAGACCCGAACAATCCCAAAACGACCGGCGGCGCCGAAATCATTGCGCCGATTGAGGCCTACACCACGCCCGCCTGGTCGGCCAATCTTTCCGCAGGCGATGAGAGCCTAGGCTCAGGCAAGAGCCGCTTCGAGAAACTACGCTACTTCAAGAACTGGCCGACGATGGGCATCGCGTATGCCGCGCCCGATATGCAGGGCAGGAATTTCTGGGGCGTGATCAACCACGACAGCGAAGAGGGGATCATCCGCATCGCCGACAACGCGATCACTCGGGGGCTAAAGATGTGGACGTGGGGATTTCCGTCGTTCACGAACGAAACCGACGCGCGCAAGGACCCGACCGAGGCGCAGCCTTACGTCGAATTATGGGCGGGCGTATCGGACCAGTTCTTCCACCGCGCCACGCTTCCGGCGCAAGGCGAAGTATCCGTTACGGAGACCTACAGCCCGACCGTGGGCATGAGTAGCGTGACGCATGCGAATGAGAACATCCTTGTTAATCTCTCGGCCACGTCGTCCGATGTGAACCTCCAGTTCTTCAACATCGAGCCGGCCACGCCGTTGCGCGTAACGCTAAAACGCGGCGTTGCGATATTGTTCGATGACGCCGTGAAGGCGGATCCGAAAAACGGAAATCGCATTTCCACGGCGATGCCGGCCAGCACCAGTGGCGAACAGGTGCGGTTGACGATCACGACCACAGATGGACGAGAGCTGATCGCGGCCGATGCAAAGATGAAATAATGAGTATCGCTTCGCTCCAGCCATCCACAGACTGTCGTCACCCGACCCAGTATTCCAGAGACGGCAGCGATAGATCCAATAGGCCACGGCGTACTGGATACCCGCCTTCGCGGGTATGACGACCTGTTGTGAGACGCGACCGCACGCTATTTCGAAAGTTACCCATCCCATTAACCCCCCATAAACCATCCTGCGCCACCAATGGGTGCTACCTCTGCCATTTGGGAACGCCCATGCTCCACCGTGACCAACGCACGCCATTTTCGGATTGGTGGTGGACCGTGGACAAGCTGCTGCTTGGCGCGATCCTGGCGCTGATGCTGGGCGGCGTCATCCTGTCATTGGCGGCGAGCCCGCCGGTGGCGACGCGGATCGGGCTTGATCCGTTCCACTTCTTCAGCCGGCACATGCTGTTCCTGCTGCCGTCGATCCTCGTTTTGATCGGGGTATCGTTCCTGTCGCCGAAGCAGATCCGCCGTCTGGCGCTGCTGGCTTTCGTCGCGAGCGTCATCCTGATCGTGGCGACGCTTGTCTTCGGCGCGGAGGTGAAGGGCTCGCGGCGCTGGATCACGCTGCTTGGCGTCAACATCCAGGCCTCCGAATCCGCAAAGCCCGCCTTTGTCGTGATGGCGGCGTGGCTGTTTGCGGAATCGACCAGGCGGCCGGAAATGCCGGCGACCTCGATGGCGATGGCGCTGCTCCTGATGCTGGTGTCGCTGCTGGTGATGGAGCCGGATTTCGGCCAGACCATGCTGATCCTGACGGTGTGGGGGGCGTTGTTCTTCATCGCCGGCATGCGGATGGTCTGGGTGGCCGGCCTGGCCGGTGCGGCGGCTGCCGGTCTGTTCAGCGCCTATCTGTTCGTTCCGCACGTCGCCGGCCGCATCAAACGCTTCATGAATCCGGCCTCCGGCGACACCTTTCAGGTCGACATGGCGATGGAAGCGTTCTGGAACGGCGGCTGGTTTGGCCTTGGCCCCGGCGAAGGAATTGCAAAACGCAGCCTGCCGGACAGCCATACCGATTTCGTGTTTGCGGTCGCCGCGGAAGAGTTCGGCATCATCCTCTGCCTGGCCCTGGTTGTGCTGTTCGCCTTCATCGTGCTGCGCACGCTGACGCGCGCCTACGCCAGTGAGGACATGTTCGCGCGCTTTGCGGCGTCGGGGCTTGCCATTTTGTTCGGCGTGCAAGCCGCCATCAACATGGCGGTCAACCTGCAACTCATCCCCGCCAAAGGCATGACGCTGCCGTTCATCTCCTATGGCGGCTCGTCGATCATCTCGCTCGCCTATGGCGTCGGCATGATGCTGGCGCTGACGCGGCAGCGCCCGCGCACCGAAGTGGAATCGATGAACGAGGCGGTTGTCGCGCGCGGTTACGCTTGACGCAAAGCTATCTACTTCGTCATTGCGAGCCAACGGGTCGCGCGAATGCGCGCCCGATGACAGGCTCCGCGAAGCAATCCATGCCTCGACCCGGGGATAGATGGATTGCTTCGTCGCTGCGCTCCTCGCAATGACGGCGGATTGCCTGTAAAAGCCCCCCATGGACAACGTACCTCTCATTCTACTCGCCGCCGGCGGCACCGGCGGTCATCTGTTTCCCGCCGAAGCGCTCGGCGTCGAGCTGATCAAGCGCGGCCTGCGCGTGCGGCTGGCGACCGATGCCCGCGCGCTGCGCTACAGTGGTCTCTTCACCAGAGACAATATCGACGTGGTGCCGAGCGAAACCGTGCGCGGGCGCAATCCGTTATCGCTGGCGCGCACCGTCATCACACTCGGCTATGGAACGGGTATCGCGATCAATCTGGTGCGGCGGCTGAAGCCCGCGGCCGTGGTCGGCTTTGGCGGTTATCCGACCCTGCCGCCGCTGATGGCGGCAAGGCTGCTCGGCGTCCCCAGCATCATCCATGATGCCAACGCCGTGCTCGGCCGCGCCAACCGTTTTCTTGCCGGCCGCGTCAATGTGATCGCGACCTCGCTGCCCGGTGTGCTCGACCGCGATCCTGCGCTCGCGGGAAAGGCGACGACGGTCGGCACGCCGATGCGGCCCGCGATCCTCGCCGCTGCCGCGACACCCTTTGCCTCGCCCGAACCGAACGGGCCGCTGCGCCTGCTCGTGGTCGGCGGCAGCCAAGGCGCACGGGTGATGAGCGATATCGTGCCGCCGGCTATCGAACGGCTCGAGCCGGTGCTGTGGAGCCGCCTCGTCCTGACCCAGCAGGTGCGCGAGGAGGACATGGCGCGGGTTCGCGCGGTCTATGACCGGCTCAAGGTCAAGGCCGAACTCGCGCCGTTCTTTTCCGATCTGCCGGCGCGGCTGGCGTCCAGCCATCTCGTGGTTTCGCGCTCCGGCGCCGGCACGGTGGCGGAACTTGCCGCGATCGGCCGGCCCTCGATCCTGGTGCCGCTGCCCGGCGCCATCGACCAGGACCAGTTCGCCAATGCCGGCGTGCTGGCCAAGGTCAACGGCGCCTTGCGGATCCCGCAAGGCGAATTCACGCCGGACCGGCTGGCGGCGGAAATCTCCGCCTTTGCCGCCGAACCGGCGCGGCTGACTGCCATGGCGGAGGCCGCCCGCCAGGTCGGCCGGCTCGACGCCGCCGAGCGGCTGGCCGATCTGGTGCTGAAAACGGCCGGAATCTAGGCGGTTGCCCGCAAAATTGCCCCTTGTCATGCCCCGCGAAAGCGGGGCATCCAGTACTCAGCGCAGCTGATTTGAGCCTCGGCTTCGCGGAATACTGGATCGCTTCGCCCACAAGGCGGGCGACGACAAGGAACCATTCATGAGACTGCCGCGCGAGATCGGACCCATTCACTTCGTCGGGATCGGCGGTATCGGCATGAGTGGCATCGCCGAGGTGCTGGTCAATCTTGGCTACACCGTGCACGGCTCGGACGCCTCCGAAAGCGGCAATGTCGCGCGTCTCAGGGAGAGGGGCGTCAAGGTCTCGGTCGGCCACAAAGCCGAGAACGTCGACGGCGCCGACGTCGTCGTGGTCTCGACCGCAATCAAGCGCGACAATCCGGAACTGATGGCCGCCCGCGCCCAGCGCATCCCGGTGGTGCGCCGCGCCGAAATGCTGGCCGAACTGATGCGGCTGAAAAGCTGCGTCGCGATTGCCGGCACCCACGGCAAGACCACGACGACCACGATGGTCGCGACATTGCTCGACGCCGGCGGGCTCGACCCCACCGTGATCAATGGCGGCATCATCAACGCCTACGGCTCTAATGCGCGGCTCGGGGCCGGCGACTGGATGGTGGTGGAGGCCGACGAGAGCGACGGCACGTTCCTGAAGCTGCCGTCCGACGTCGTGATTGTCACCAATATCGACCCTGAACATCTCGACCACTTCAAGACGTTCGAGGCGATCCAGGAAGCCTTCCGCAATTTCGTCGAGAACGTTCCGTTCTACGGCTTTGCGGTGATGTGCACCGATCATCCCGTGGTGCAGACGCTGGTCGGCAAGATCGAGGATCGCCGCATCGTCACCTATGGCGAAAATCCGCAGGCCGATGTCCGACTCGTCGACCTGACGCCGATGGGTGGGGGCTCGAAGTTCAAAGTCGTGTTCCGCAACCGCAAGACCGACGCCACCCACGAGATATCAGATATCATGCTGCCGATGCCCGGCCGGCACAATGCGTTGAACGCGACGGCGGCGATTGCGGTGGCGCATGAGCTCGGCATGTCTGACGACGCGATCCGCAACGCGATCGCCGGTTTCGGCGGCGTCAAGCGGCGCTTCACCCGCACCGGCGAATGGAATGGCGTCACCGTGATCGACGATTACGGTCACCACCCGGTCGAGATCGCCGCTGTTCTTAAAGCGGCGCGTGAATCCACCAACGGCAAGGTCATCGCCGTGGTGCAGCCGCACCGCTTCACCCGCCTGCAATCGCTGTTCGAGGAATTCTGCACCTGCTTCAACGATGCCGATGCGGTCGTTGTTGCGGAAGTCTATCCGGCCGGCGAGGCGCCAATCGAAGGCATCGACCGCGACCATTTCGTCACCGGCCTGCGCGCCCATGGCCACCGCGAGGTGATCCCGCTTCCGGGCGCTGCGGACCTCGCCAGGATCGTCCACGGCATCGCCGGCTCCGGCGATCTCGTCGTCTGCCTAGGGGCCGGCAACATCACGCAATGGGCCTACGCGCTGCCCGGCGAATTGAAGGCGTTGGATTAGCAGTGGCATTCCCCGACATCACCCCCGACCTCAAAGCCGCGATGCCGGGGCTGCGCGGGCGTCTGCTGGCGAATCAGTCGCTCGCCGAGCTGACCTGGTTTCGCGTCGGCGGGCCGGCGCAGGTGCTGTTCACGCCGGCGGATGAGGACGATCTGGCCTATTTCCTAAAGCATCTTCCGAACGAGCTGCCGGTCTATGTCGTCGGCGTCGGCTCCAACCTGATCGTGCGCGACGGCGGCCTGCCCGGCGTGGTGATCCGCCTGGCGCCGCGGGCGTTCGGTGAGACCTCCGCTTCCGGCGATATCGTCAGCGCAGGCGCGGCCGCACTGGACAAGCGGGTGGCGGAGACCGCGGCCGCGGCCGGCATCGGTGGCATGGAATTCTTCTTCG includes:
- a CDS encoding UDP-N-acetylmuramoyl-L-alanyl-D-glutamate--2,6-diaminopimelate ligase — its product is MKLRDLFSDDAAVEPQAAALDVTGLSFDSRAVKPGDLFFALAGSKTDGSRFIDAAIKSGAVAVAGDRAPADCRVPFVVTPNPRRALALAAARFYPRQPTTIAAVTGTSGKTSVAAFTRQIWERLGHISASIGTIGLVSPKRTVYGSLTTPDPIALHKQLDEITGDGVTHLAFEASSHGLDQFRLDGVRVAAGGFTNLSRDHMDYHPDEAHYLAAKLRLFRDLVPPGGAAVISANHACSEQVIEAARSRGLRIIAVGRNADGDGEGIRLVGASVEGFAQNLALETRGRNYTVKLPLVGEFQIENSLVAAGLAIGTGSEPDAVFAALEHLEGAKGRLERVGEHNGAPVFVDYAHKPDALAKALQALRPYAKRKLVVIFGAGGDRDAGKRPIMGAIAAENADHVIVTDDNPRSEDPQAIRAAILAAAKGASEIGDRAEAIRRAIAALQPGDALLIAGKGHETGQIVGDKVLPFSDHEAVAAALAARTK
- the mraY gene encoding phospho-N-acetylmuramoyl-pentapeptide-transferase, producing MFYWLIELSNTVPGFGIFRGVFNVFRYITFRTGGAMVTGALFVFLFGPWIIDHLRLRQGKGQPIRTDGPASHLISKKGTPTMGGLMILSGLVVSTLLWANPLNPYVWIVLAVTLGFGFVGFYDDYLKVTKQSHSGFAGKLRLLIEGIIALAACYALVRLGRDATSTSLAVPFLKDVVINFGWFFVIFGAFVIVGAGNAVNLTDGLDGLAIVPVMIAAASFGMISYLTGNAVFSDYLQIRYVAGTGELAVLCGAVLGAGLGFLWFNAPPASIFMGDTGSLALGGMLGATAVAVKHEIVLAVIGGLFVLEAVSVIVQVTSFKLTGKRVFRMAPLHHHFEQKGWTEPQIVIRFWIISVMLALAGLSTLKLR
- a CDS encoding penicillin-binding protein 2, with translation MTGRALARTRKHAEPWRQRLIRSLLYGRNVDRVAKARARVGLAILLFATIYVVLAGRLVMFAVGADSHGARRTASQDAIATARPDIVDRNGEVLATDVKAPSLFGEPRRIIDKDEAIELLTAALPDLDTAEARTRLSSRKGFVWLKREITPKQQHDIHKLGIPGIGFLRENKRVYPTGAAVAHLIGLVNIDNQGIAGMEKWLDSNGLADLHRAGFATDRLQKPVELSIDLRVEHALRDELLKAKEKYKAKAASGLVSNVRTGEIVALVSLPDFDPNNPKEAHDPDRINRLTTGVFEMGSTFKALTLAMALDSGKANLNSLYDGRGALRFGKFTIHDTHPVGRNITLSEVFTFSSNVGAAKIALSQGVEAHKAFLKKLGQMDRLRTELPESASPIVPKRWTELNTITASFGHGIAVAPLQAVMGINACINGGYLIPPTFLKRSEEEARAIAKKVLRTETSDKMRYLMRLNAEVGTAKKADVKGYYIGGKTGTSEKVVNGRYSKKQVLNSFTAIIPADNPQYQLLVMLDEPKSLPETHGFITSGWNAVPTGGKVIARIAPLLGVEPRFDLPTSDRLILAASRTTQ
- the murF gene encoding UDP-N-acetylmuramoyl-tripeptide--D-alanyl-D-alanine ligase; its protein translation is MSATALWTITEVARALGISGDFPDTPIDFVTQDSRLVKPGSLFVALRGTPSGGFISSFASARDGWEFADRAEAAGAVAMIVPHRIAGVNVPQLVVKDTLIDGLWGLARAARARFKGPVIGLTGSAGKTSTKEFLAAYPNAYASPSSFNNFWGVPLTLCNASPRASVWVVEMGMNQTGEIARLSELTKPTVALVVNVQPVHLEKLGSLEAIRREKVSIAQGLPKDGVLVLPEDVAAPEWNGKVVRFGDSSKVRALRHTAEGESWNVAVEVNGSGIKFGLTPGAPHRLQNALAALASIHAAGLDPAALAKELSHVGIMTGRGVEQAAGGVTVIDDSFNGNPASMVAALGSLKARPVKSGRRIAILGDMLELGADAPAYHEKLAKDLPDIDGIYCVGPLMRHLYNLVPAERALGWHDDPATLDPQQIAALLREGDVVVVKGSKKMFWVNKFVPRLLAALEPKA